In a genomic window of Thermosynechococcus sp. CL-1:
- a CDS encoding EcsC family protein, producing MATASASIPDWLLNLMLLAIQDGREWGYEFLRDPHWGGDRDRMANHAIYEATLWSVGSGVATGVMGWAGMPLDIGYFYYAQIKLAAALFIIYGLDPENKNVLMMLIPTALGFTAAELANHFGTQFCRQIFKTFGRRAAQKNLSQVLMAVFRQLPPPLLRQIFGKASSKSLTLPARAVPLVSGVIGGATNAVMMNICGHGVCTVIKTFRSPS from the coding sequence ATGGCCACAGCGTCAGCGTCTATACCCGATTGGCTGCTCAACCTCATGCTTCTTGCTATTCAGGATGGTCGAGAATGGGGATACGAGTTTCTTCGTGATCCCCACTGGGGTGGCGATCGCGATCGCATGGCCAACCACGCAATTTATGAAGCCACCCTCTGGTCAGTGGGTTCTGGAGTCGCCACTGGCGTCATGGGCTGGGCTGGCATGCCCCTCGACATTGGCTACTTTTACTATGCCCAAATCAAGCTGGCAGCGGCGCTGTTCATCATCTATGGCTTAGATCCCGAAAACAAAAATGTGCTGATGATGCTGATTCCCACTGCCTTGGGGTTTACTGCCGCTGAACTTGCAAACCACTTCGGTACCCAATTTTGTCGGCAAATCTTCAAGACCTTTGGCCGGCGGGCGGCGCAAAAAAATTTATCCCAAGTGCTGATGGCAGTCTTCAGGCAGCTGCCGCCTCCCCTTTTGCGGCAGATTTTTGGCAAAGCCTCGAGCAAAAGTCTCACCCTACCTGCGCGGGCCGTTCCCCTTGTGAGTGGCGTGATTGGCGGGGCTACGAATGCCGTCATGATGAACATTTGCGGTCATGGGGTGTGTACGGTGATCAAAACGTTTCGATCGCCTAGTTAG
- a CDS encoding transposase, giving the protein MASFATLVKSILNQLSPCDYPVLNSQLFFKIWLTYVLDQGLTSMRALFYRLNHAEITNAVVIMDKGFASWQLLERLSERKCSFVVRIKNNMRMKLNHERYRVVQFFDENQREFRIATNLKELSDEEVSELYRQRWAIENLWKFLKMHLSLDKLITKSLNGVVNQIYMVLIAYLILELVEIPEYFGKKLLDKLRYLQLELSRRCSIVHWSFDWQPELLVT; this is encoded by the coding sequence ATGGCATCTTTTGCAACTCTTGTCAAGTCCATTCTCAATCAGCTCAGCCCCTGTGACTACCCCGTGCTGAACTCTCAATTGTTCTTCAAAATCTGGTTGACCTACGTTCTCGACCAAGGGTTAACCAGTATGAGAGCCTTATTTTATCGCTTGAATCATGCAGAGATTACAAATGCTGTTGTAATCATGGATAAAGGGTTTGCGAGCTGGCAATTGTTAGAGCGACTGAGTGAGAGGAAGTGCTCATTTGTTGTACGTATCAAGAATAACATGAGAATGAAGCTCAATCATGAGAGATATCGCGTGGTTCAATTTTTTGACGAGAATCAAAGGGAGTTTCGTATAGCGACAAATCTAAAGGAGCTGAGTGATGAGGAAGTGAGTGAGTTATATCGGCAGCGGTGGGCGATTGAGAACCTATGGAAATTTCTGAAGATGCATTTATCATTAGACAAGTTGATTACAAAGAGTTTGAACGGGGTGGTAAATCAGATTTATATGGTTTTAATTGCCTATTTAATTTTAGAGCTGGTGGAGATACCTGAATACTTTGGGAAGAAGCTATTAGACAAATTGCGATATTTGCAACTGGAACTCAGTCGTCGCTGCTCAATAGTGCATTGGAGCTTTGATTGGCAGCCAGAGCTACTGGTCACTTAA
- a CDS encoding protein O-mannosyl-transferase family, which produces MRRSINSTSYNSLITPSITFLVGLIIYTLTLAPTISWGDSADLALRMVSTQDTTFIGSHREYKLFLSIGQFFQAIPFGDVGARANFVSAFFGAVTVALVTWIVQVITLNRTASVLAGISLIVSHSFWLLSVIAEVYTFSTTLAFATLGSIVYWSRYNAHHSKYFLLLSYGLAGFSLLHLPTGLILLVAIVSLTFIRWRQTNLANFAICLAIFFLVSHTYWNNVFLELLSGQSIFKALGLVMTQNSFYEVSPLREFFKFFAYLAYNYFGLSILIGSVGVVASIWFRVFEALPIIIWGGTFIYAGSISSIPDKFNVYIHVYPAFSVFVGLGIAYLTHLYPFFRRNIILLFLAIALIPPITYFSAVKFSEITKIDIVGARVAPLRDNNWYFLWPPKNGDYSPRLFAETALSNVSKDGILIADYTLWRPLLFIQTIDKYRTDVRLIFVERLFSEGVVNWIDRNIDDNQIFIAAIEPPAYYQLDEVIKKYQLEQKGIIYQIIPKLNSSSSLSNHP; this is translated from the coding sequence ATGCGCCGCTCTATCAATTCAACATCATATAATAGCTTAATTACTCCTTCAATTACCTTTTTAGTTGGTTTAATAATTTATACACTAACACTTGCGCCTACAATATCATGGGGTGATAGTGCCGATCTTGCTCTCAGAATGGTGAGTACACAAGATACAACTTTCATAGGTAGTCATCGAGAGTATAAGTTATTCCTTTCAATAGGCCAATTTTTCCAAGCAATTCCTTTTGGTGATGTCGGTGCTAGGGCTAATTTTGTTTCGGCTTTCTTTGGTGCAGTAACCGTAGCCTTGGTAACATGGATAGTACAAGTAATTACCCTTAATAGAACTGCCTCTGTTCTTGCAGGTATTAGCCTCATTGTATCTCACAGTTTTTGGCTGCTGTCAGTCATTGCTGAAGTTTATACTTTTAGTACTACATTAGCTTTTGCAACTCTTGGCAGCATAGTCTATTGGAGTCGCTACAATGCGCACCACTCGAAATACTTTTTGTTACTCTCCTATGGTTTAGCAGGCTTTAGTTTACTTCATCTGCCAACTGGCTTAATTCTTCTAGTAGCTATCGTTTCCTTAACATTCATTCGATGGAGGCAGACTAATCTAGCTAATTTTGCTATTTGTCTAGCTATCTTCTTTCTAGTTTCTCATACATACTGGAACAATGTTTTCTTGGAATTACTTTCAGGTCAAAGTATTTTCAAGGCACTTGGATTGGTCATGACTCAAAATTCATTTTATGAAGTTTCGCCTTTACGTGAATTTTTTAAATTTTTTGCTTATCTGGCATATAATTACTTTGGTCTCTCTATTTTAATTGGCTCAGTTGGAGTCGTTGCTTCTATTTGGTTTCGTGTGTTTGAGGCATTACCTATTATCATTTGGGGCGGAACATTCATATATGCAGGGTCGATAAGTTCTATTCCTGATAAATTCAATGTTTATATTCATGTCTATCCAGCATTTTCGGTTTTTGTTGGTTTGGGGATTGCCTATCTTACACATCTATATCCTTTCTTTCGTAGGAATATTATTTTACTGTTTTTAGCAATTGCATTAATTCCCCCAATCACATATTTTTCCGCAGTTAAATTTAGTGAAATTACGAAAATAGATATAGTTGGAGCAAGAGTAGCACCATTGCGAGATAATAATTGGTACTTCTTATGGCCACCTAAAAATGGAGACTACTCACCTAGACTATTTGCTGAAACGGCTTTAAGTAATGTATCCAAAGATGGTATTTTGATAGCAGATTATACACTGTGGAGACCTTTACTATTTATTCAGACCATTGATAAGTATAGGACAGATGTTCGATTAATTTTTGTAGAAAGACTGTTTTCGGAGGGAGTTGTAAATTGGATTGATCGCAATATTGATGATAATCAGATATTTATTGCAGCAATTGAACCACCTGCTTATTATCAGTTAGATGAAGTGATCAAAAAATATCAACTTGAGCAAAAAGGAATTATTTATCAAATTATTCCAAAATTAAACTCATCTAGCTCACTGAGTAATCACCCATGA